In the Vanacampus margaritifer isolate UIUO_Vmar chromosome 9, RoL_Vmar_1.0, whole genome shotgun sequence genome, GGTCGCTCACCGGAGGGCTGTCGATGTCGTGTCTGGTGATGGAACCTGTTGGACACGAGACCATGATGATGAGATGATGCCAAAGACGAATAGCGGcgtcaaaggtcaaaggtcacctTGTATGGCAGGCCCCCAGGCAAACAGGTAGTACCACGACAGGTGGAGGTCCACGAGCGTCTCGTCTCGCGGCACGTAGAGCGGACGCTTGAAACGGCAGGTCACGCGGTTGTTCTCGAAGATGCCCTCCTCGTCCCTCGCCGGGTTCCTCTTGATCTCCTTGGCCCACTGGCCGACGTTGTAGAAGTGATGGATGCGCACGCGGCCGTTGTCGTCGTGGACGCAGCCCATGACGTCATCGCCTCCCTGAGGGACGGGATTGGTTGTTAGTTGAGATGATGAGAAAGTGGTCAGAAAATGACAGGAAAAGTCAATCAAGGCACTTTAAAGGATGGCAAAGGTTTTGCTGACTTGCCAtgtaactcattgactgccattgacgggtatagacgtcattcattcatttctattagtttcaatttttctctccacttttgttaacatgagtataaaaacctaggaaaaaaaatattgtacatttacaacagatataacatgtgtgattaatcgtgagttaactactgaaaacaagcgattaattaaaataaaattaaaattaaaatcgcctgacgcgatttaaaaaaagaaaagaaaaaattattaaaaattaggggcatcaagcggttagaatttttaatcgtaattaatcgcatgacttcattagttaactcccgattaatcacaaatgttatatctgttctaaatgttcaataaaaaaattctaggttttcatactctagttaacaaaagtgggaaaaaatgttaaactagtagaaatagttcaaatgaattttttacgtctatagccgtcaatggcagtgaatgagttaagatgggtTTGAATGCGATTGGCTAACCCTCCCAGCccagttatgagggtgtgcacacttgtgcaaccccATTATCTCCGTTATTTTTGCTTCCCACATCGAAAAGATTAATCGTTGATGTAATTTCTTATctgaaaaatgtgtcttttgaacaggggtgtgtagacttttaatatCCTCTGTATTTGACCCAAGTACTTCAGCTCACCATTTTCTTGTCCGAGGAGAAACCTACAGCCACCCAGCCGTCAGTGTCTGCGCTCATCTCGTACTCCACATCAGTCCCGATGCGACGGTAACTCAGGAAGTAGTCACATGTCTCCGCGTCGCACCCAGGCTTTCCATACCTCAACACACAAAATGCATCAGGCCTCCAAAGTTACATCATATTTTAAATGGGGGTATATTGTGTGATtatttaagaataaaaaaaaattaaaaaaagacacacgCTTGCTCTTACCTGATGCATCCTTTGGTCACGCCACAGtcaatgattttgattttggcaAAGGGGTCCACCGGTGGTGCGGTGGGAAAAGGGTAACCTGCAAATATGCTACATCAGCATTTTGTGTATTATCATTGTGTCTCtctcacataaaaataaattgtacattAATGAACATACGCAACAAAATATTGTTGgtattagtttacatttaattttttcattttgaattttagattttatttaccTTTTATATGCAACACATTTTAGTTGAATCGTTTTAATAAAACTTTAATTATTTCCCTATATTTAAGCACAGTGTTCATGTTCAAACAAACTGCATAACGATACAATGGCTTAAAATAATATTCATTTACATTTGGTAAATTGTTGTTAAGAAATAAAACCTCTAGTTCAAAATAATACCACGaaagctaaatatttttttcagattgttcttggtgtaaaaagtttgagaaccactgatctatATAACATCAGgagtgtttgtatatatattttttttcaggaaagctcagtattgctcattcgatttgacatcatcattgctctccttttatttttaaaaaagaagaaaaaaaaggagtgtttgtatattttgtatatgtatatgtattttttatattgtaatgGGTCTGCAGTATTGtactatttatttaaaccacaaaagtcaaaaagactaattaaaaaaaattgtgcaatcATAAACCAgtagtgtgttcatttttaaaaaaaaaaaaaaaaatttacacacacaaaaatggtcTTTATAATGAATTAccgccatttttaaaatatttttccagaGTTCTTGGACTCAAataacatttgatttgattttatatCCTATTGCAtgcaaattgactttttttcctctccatttTTTACATATGTACTTCTATGCCACCGTCAAAATCAC is a window encoding:
- the frrs1l gene encoding DOMON domain-containing protein FRRS1L, with product MIFALWPLLIHVSGWRGVAPSPTDEGALRAGHGDHGEPGHQEHHKDSYSTFASEFLESRYLSDDGYPFPTAPPVDPFAKIKIIDCGVTKGCIRYGKPGCDAETCDYFLSYRRIGTDVEYEMSADTDGWVAVGFSSDKKMGGDDVMGCVHDDNGRVRIHHFYNVGQWAKEIKRNPARDEEGIFENNRVTCRFKRPLYVPRDETLVDLHLSWYYLFAWGPAIQGSITRHDIDSPPVSDRMVSIYKYEDIFMPSTAYQTFNSPLCLLLIVALTFYLLMGTP